From the genome of Thermoflexus hugenholtzii, one region includes:
- the asd gene encoding aspartate-semialdehyde dehydrogenase gives MSRQPSFRVAVLGATGMVGQWLIHLLDRHPWFRVVALTGSDRSVGRPYGEACRWLLGAPMPDWAARMPVLPTEPGFEADLVISALPSEIAREAEPRFAAAGYLVASNASAYRMAPDVPLLMPDVNFDHLALLARQRDERGWTGALLTNPNCTTTAAVLPLKALMPYGVRRVHLVSLQALSGAGYPGVSAMEIVDNILPHIPGEEEKLETEPRKLLGRLTDGTVEEAPIRLSAQTNRVPTLDGHLVCLSVELEERISPEQAMAAMAAYRPPEEVADLPTAVPMPIVVRREPDRPQPRLDRMAGGGMSVVVGRVQPCPVFTLKFVALTHNTIRGAAGAALFNAEALLRWLGRV, from the coding sequence ATGAGCCGCCAGCCTTCGTTCCGTGTTGCCGTCCTGGGGGCCACCGGGATGGTGGGCCAGTGGCTGATCCATCTGCTGGATCGCCACCCGTGGTTCCGGGTGGTGGCCCTCACCGGGTCCGATCGATCGGTGGGGCGGCCCTACGGCGAGGCGTGCCGCTGGCTGCTCGGCGCGCCGATGCCCGACTGGGCGGCCCGCATGCCCGTCCTCCCCACAGAGCCGGGCTTCGAGGCGGATCTGGTGATCTCCGCCCTCCCCTCGGAGATCGCCCGGGAGGCCGAACCCCGTTTCGCCGCCGCCGGCTACCTGGTGGCGAGCAACGCCTCCGCCTACCGCATGGCCCCGGATGTCCCCCTGTTGATGCCCGATGTGAACTTCGACCATCTCGCCCTGCTCGCCCGCCAGCGAGACGAGCGGGGCTGGACCGGCGCCCTCCTCACCAACCCGAACTGCACCACCACCGCGGCCGTCCTCCCCCTGAAGGCCCTGATGCCCTACGGCGTCCGGCGGGTCCATCTGGTCAGCCTCCAGGCCCTCTCCGGCGCCGGCTACCCCGGGGTCTCCGCGATGGAGATCGTCGACAACATCCTCCCGCATATCCCCGGGGAGGAGGAGAAGCTCGAAACGGAGCCCCGCAAGCTCCTGGGCCGGCTGACGGACGGGACGGTGGAGGAGGCCCCCATCCGCCTCAGCGCCCAGACCAACCGCGTCCCGACCCTGGATGGCCATCTGGTCTGCCTCTCGGTGGAGCTGGAGGAGCGGATCTCGCCGGAGCAGGCGATGGCGGCCATGGCCGCCTACCGTCCGCCGGAGGAGGTCGCCGATCTCCCCACCGCGGTCCCGATGCCCATCGTGGTGCGACGGGAGCCGGACCGGCCGCAACCGCGCCTGGATCGGATGGCGGGCGGGGGGATGAGCGTGGTCGTGGGCCGGGTGCAGCCCTGCCCCGTCTTCACCCTCAAGTTCGTCGCCCTGACCCACAACACCATCCGGGGGGCGGCCGGCGCCGCCCTCTTCAACGCCGAAGCCCTCCTGCGCTGGCTCGGGCGGGTGTAG
- the ilvD gene encoding dihydroxy-acid dehydratase has translation MSISGNGRKHRSARVTEGVERAPHRAMFRAVGLRDEDLRRPFIGVANTWFEAQPCNHHLQRLAELVKQGIRDAGGTPIEFNAVPANDAIGMGHEGMKASLVSRELIADSIELAAVAYQLDALVTIGGCDKTQPACVMAMARLNLPSIYLYGGSVPPGSWRGRAVTIQDVFEAVGAVSRGRMTVEELRELEEVAVPTYGACGGMFTANTMASAFEAMGLTLPNAAAPVAPSRAREELAYETGRAIVRILEAGIRPRDIMTREAFENAIAVAAAMGGSTNLILHLLAIAYEAGVPLTLDDFERVSERTPHLADLKPVGRYVMADIDRIGGVPVVMKALLDAGLLHGDCRTVTGETIAERLAGVTFPENQDVVRPVSQPLHPTGGYVILRGNLAPEGGVLKITGTTKRYHRGPARVFDREEDAFQAVNSGQIRPGDVVVVRYEGPKGGPGMREMLVVTAALVGQGLKDEVALLTDGRFSGATHGLMIGHISPEAAVGGPLALLQDGDIVVIDVDRRTVDVELSEEELARRRAAWTPPPPKYPHGLFAKYARLVSSAAQGAVCIP, from the coding sequence ATGAGCATCTCCGGGAACGGGCGCAAACACCGCAGCGCGCGGGTGACGGAGGGCGTGGAACGAGCCCCCCACCGAGCGATGTTCCGGGCGGTGGGCCTCCGGGATGAGGATCTCCGCCGGCCCTTCATCGGCGTGGCGAACACCTGGTTCGAGGCCCAGCCCTGCAACCACCACCTCCAACGCCTGGCCGAGCTCGTCAAACAGGGGATCCGCGACGCCGGGGGCACCCCCATTGAGTTCAACGCCGTCCCGGCCAACGACGCCATCGGCATGGGCCACGAGGGGATGAAGGCCTCCCTGGTCAGCCGGGAGCTGATCGCCGATTCCATCGAGCTGGCCGCGGTGGCTTACCAGCTGGACGCCCTGGTGACCATCGGGGGCTGCGACAAGACCCAGCCGGCCTGCGTGATGGCGATGGCCCGCCTGAACCTGCCCTCCATCTACCTTTACGGAGGAAGCGTCCCCCCCGGGAGCTGGCGCGGACGGGCGGTGACCATCCAGGACGTCTTTGAGGCGGTGGGGGCGGTCTCCCGCGGGCGGATGACCGTGGAGGAGCTGCGGGAGCTGGAGGAGGTCGCCGTGCCCACCTACGGCGCCTGCGGGGGGATGTTCACCGCCAACACCATGGCCTCCGCCTTCGAGGCCATGGGGCTGACGCTCCCCAACGCCGCCGCCCCCGTGGCCCCCAGCCGGGCCCGGGAGGAGCTGGCTTACGAGACCGGACGGGCCATCGTCCGCATCCTGGAGGCTGGGATCCGGCCCCGTGACATCATGACCCGGGAGGCTTTCGAGAACGCCATCGCCGTGGCGGCCGCCATGGGCGGCTCCACCAACCTCATCCTTCACCTTCTGGCCATCGCCTACGAAGCCGGCGTCCCCCTCACCCTGGACGACTTCGAGCGCGTCAGCGAGCGGACGCCCCACCTGGCGGACCTGAAGCCGGTGGGCCGATATGTGATGGCGGACATCGACCGCATCGGCGGCGTGCCGGTGGTGATGAAGGCCCTCCTGGACGCCGGGCTCCTGCACGGCGACTGCCGCACCGTCACCGGGGAGACCATCGCGGAGCGCCTGGCCGGCGTGACCTTCCCGGAGAATCAGGATGTGGTCCGCCCGGTGAGCCAGCCCCTCCATCCCACCGGCGGCTACGTGATCCTGCGGGGGAACCTCGCCCCGGAGGGCGGGGTGTTGAAGATCACGGGGACCACGAAACGCTACCATCGAGGGCCCGCTCGGGTCTTCGACCGGGAGGAGGACGCCTTCCAGGCGGTCAACAGCGGGCAGATCCGACCGGGGGATGTGGTGGTGGTGCGCTATGAAGGGCCGAAGGGCGGGCCCGGGATGCGGGAGATGCTGGTGGTGACCGCCGCCCTGGTGGGCCAGGGCTTGAAGGACGAGGTGGCCCTGCTGACGGATGGCCGCTTCTCCGGAGCCACCCACGGCCTCATGATCGGCCACATCTCCCCGGAGGCCGCCGTCGGCGGACCCCTGGCCCTGTTGCAGGATGGGGATATCGTCGTGATCGACGTAGATCGCCGGACCGTGGACGTGGAACTCTCCGAAGAGGAGCTGGCCCGGCGCCGGGCGGCCTGGACCCCGCCGCCGCCGAAGTATCCCCACGGCCTCTTCGCCAAATACGCCCGGCTGGTCTCCTCAGCCGCTCAGGGCGCGGTGTGCATCCCATAG
- the leuB gene encoding 3-isopropylmalate dehydrogenase, with the protein MGRFVIAVLPGDGIGPEVTAEAVRVLEAVGRRFGHAFEFHEALIGGAAIDATGSPLPPETLERCRRSDAILLGAVGGPKWDDPTAPVRPEQGLLGLRKAFDLFANLRPVRVFPALVGATPLKERVVRGVDLLFVRELTGGLYFGPRQEAGPEGEEAYDTMRYTRWEIERVVRLAARLARGRRKQLTSVDKANVLAASRLWRRVTEEVVRREFPDLALEHVLVDAFAMHLIRRPAAFDVVVTENMFGDILTDEASVLAGSMGMLPSASLGESPPGLFEPVHGSAPDIAGRNLANPIGAILSAALMLRYAFGLEAEARAVEQAVEAVLEAGYRTRDIADGETCIVGTREMGEAIAQRILHCAS; encoded by the coding sequence ATGGGACGCTTCGTGATCGCTGTGCTGCCCGGAGATGGGATCGGACCGGAGGTGACCGCGGAGGCCGTTCGGGTCCTGGAGGCGGTGGGACGCCGGTTCGGCCACGCCTTCGAGTTCCACGAGGCCCTCATCGGGGGAGCAGCCATCGACGCCACCGGATCGCCGCTCCCTCCCGAGACCCTGGAGCGTTGTCGCCGCTCGGATGCGATCCTGCTGGGGGCGGTGGGCGGGCCCAAATGGGACGACCCCACCGCTCCCGTCCGTCCGGAGCAGGGGTTGCTGGGCCTGCGCAAAGCCTTCGACCTCTTCGCCAACCTGCGCCCCGTGCGGGTCTTCCCCGCCCTGGTGGGCGCGACGCCGCTCAAGGAGCGGGTGGTGCGGGGCGTGGACCTCCTGTTCGTCCGCGAGCTCACCGGCGGCCTCTACTTCGGACCCCGTCAGGAGGCCGGTCCCGAGGGCGAGGAGGCCTACGACACGATGCGCTACACCCGATGGGAGATCGAGCGGGTGGTGCGGCTGGCCGCCCGGCTGGCCCGGGGCCGCCGAAAGCAGCTCACCTCGGTGGACAAGGCCAACGTGCTGGCCGCCTCCCGCCTCTGGCGCCGGGTGACCGAAGAGGTGGTCCGCCGGGAGTTCCCGGACCTCGCCCTGGAGCACGTGCTGGTGGACGCCTTCGCCATGCATCTCATCCGGCGTCCGGCGGCCTTCGATGTGGTGGTGACGGAGAACATGTTCGGGGACATCCTCACCGACGAGGCGTCGGTGCTGGCGGGGTCTATGGGGATGCTCCCCTCCGCCTCGCTGGGGGAGAGCCCGCCGGGGCTCTTCGAGCCGGTGCACGGCTCAGCCCCCGACATCGCCGGGCGCAACCTGGCCAACCCCATCGGGGCGATCCTGAGCGCGGCGCTCATGCTGCGCTACGCCTTCGGCCTGGAGGCGGAAGCCCGGGCCGTGGAGCAGGCCGTGGAGGCCGTCCTCGAGGCCGGCTACCGCACCCGGGACATCGCCGATGGGGAGACCTGCATCGTGGGAACCCGGGAGATGGGGGAGGCCATCGCGCAGCGCATCCTTCACTGCGCCTCATAG
- the cimA gene encoding citramalate synthase yields MERVWLYDTTLRDGSQREGISFTVEDKLRITEKLDQLGIHYIEGGWPGSNPKDAEYFRRVRRMSLRHARIAAFGMTRRPGRRAEDDENLRALLEAETPAVTVVGKSWDLHVHRVLETTLEENLVMIRESVALLKAHGREVIYDAEHFFDGWKRNPDYALATLRAAQEGGADWIVLCDTNGGSMPWEIEEGVEAAKRAVSVPLGIHTHNDCELAVANSLAAVRRGVRQVQGTINGYGERVGNANLISIIANLKLKMGIDCVTDEQLARLTEVSRFVAEVANLPHDSHQPYVGASAFAHKGGIHVAAILKAEESYQHIDPARVGNVKRVLISELSGRGNIVAKAMEFGLRLDPDDPAVQAVVRRIKELENEGFYFEDAEASVILMLRRARPDYVPPFQVLDYVVMVERREGRLPVAEAAVKVRLDGEIVHTAAEGNGPVNALDAALRKALLPRYLALSRVHLTNYRVHILNGDAGTAARVRVWIESTDGQRVWRTVGASTNILEASRLALEDSLEFGIDPTVDHR; encoded by the coding sequence ATGGAACGCGTCTGGCTTTACGATACCACGTTGCGCGACGGCAGCCAGCGGGAAGGGATCTCCTTCACCGTTGAGGACAAGCTGCGCATCACCGAGAAGCTGGACCAGCTCGGCATCCACTACATCGAAGGAGGATGGCCGGGCTCCAACCCCAAGGACGCGGAATACTTCCGCCGGGTGCGGCGGATGAGCCTCCGCCACGCCCGCATCGCCGCCTTCGGCATGACCCGGCGGCCGGGGCGCCGGGCCGAGGATGATGAGAACCTGCGGGCGCTGCTGGAGGCGGAGACGCCGGCCGTCACCGTGGTGGGCAAGTCCTGGGACCTCCACGTCCACCGGGTGCTGGAGACCACGCTGGAGGAGAACCTGGTCATGATCCGGGAGAGCGTGGCCCTCCTCAAGGCCCATGGGCGGGAGGTGATCTACGACGCCGAGCATTTCTTCGACGGCTGGAAGCGCAACCCGGACTATGCCCTGGCCACCCTCCGGGCCGCTCAGGAAGGCGGAGCCGACTGGATCGTCCTGTGCGACACCAACGGGGGCTCGATGCCATGGGAGATCGAGGAAGGGGTGGAGGCCGCGAAGCGAGCGGTCTCCGTCCCCCTGGGGATCCACACCCATAACGACTGCGAGCTGGCGGTGGCCAACTCCCTGGCCGCCGTCCGCCGGGGTGTCCGGCAGGTACAGGGGACGATCAACGGCTACGGGGAGCGGGTGGGCAACGCCAACCTGATCTCCATCATCGCCAACCTGAAGCTCAAGATGGGGATCGATTGCGTGACGGACGAACAGCTGGCCCGCCTGACGGAGGTCTCCCGCTTCGTGGCCGAGGTGGCCAACCTCCCCCACGATTCCCACCAGCCTTATGTGGGGGCCAGCGCCTTCGCCCACAAGGGCGGCATCCACGTGGCCGCCATCCTGAAGGCTGAGGAAAGCTACCAGCACATCGATCCCGCCCGCGTGGGCAACGTCAAGCGCGTGCTGATCTCGGAGCTCTCGGGGCGCGGCAACATCGTCGCCAAGGCGATGGAGTTCGGGTTGCGCCTCGACCCGGACGACCCTGCGGTGCAGGCGGTGGTGCGCCGGATCAAGGAGCTGGAGAACGAAGGGTTCTATTTCGAGGACGCCGAGGCCTCGGTGATCCTGATGCTCCGGCGCGCCCGCCCCGACTACGTCCCGCCCTTCCAGGTGCTGGATTACGTGGTGATGGTGGAGCGACGGGAGGGCCGCCTGCCGGTGGCCGAGGCCGCCGTCAAAGTCCGACTGGACGGGGAGATCGTGCACACCGCCGCGGAGGGCAACGGGCCGGTGAACGCCCTGGACGCGGCGCTGCGCAAGGCCCTCCTCCCCCGCTACCTGGCCCTCTCCCGGGTGCACCTGACCAACTATCGGGTGCACATCCTCAACGGCGACGCCGGGACGGCGGCCCGGGTGCGGGTGTGGATCGAGAGCACCGACGGCCAGCGGGTCTGGCGCACCGTCGGGGCCTCCACCAACATCCTGGAGGCCAGCCGCCTCGCCCTGGAGGACAGCCTGGAGTTCGGGATCGATCCCACGGTGGATCATCGCTGA
- a CDS encoding 3-isopropylmalate dehydratase small subunit — translation MRFQGRAWVFGDNIDTDVIIPGRYLNTTDPQELAAHCMEGVDPEFPRKVQPGDIVVAGRNFGSGSSREHAPLSLKAAGVSCVVAKSFARIFFRNAINIGLPVLECPEAVEAIQPGDELEVRLDTGEILHRRTGQVFRAKPYPPFMLELIRAGGLIPYTKARLRQGSVVA, via the coding sequence ATGCGTTTCCAGGGGCGCGCCTGGGTGTTCGGCGACAACATCGACACGGACGTGATCATCCCCGGGCGGTATCTCAACACGACGGACCCGCAGGAGCTGGCCGCCCACTGCATGGAGGGCGTGGATCCGGAGTTCCCCCGCAAGGTGCAGCCGGGCGACATCGTGGTGGCGGGGCGGAACTTCGGCAGCGGCTCCTCCCGGGAGCACGCCCCCCTCAGCCTGAAGGCGGCCGGGGTCTCCTGCGTCGTCGCCAAATCCTTCGCCCGCATCTTCTTCCGCAACGCCATCAACATCGGGCTGCCGGTGCTGGAATGTCCGGAGGCCGTCGAGGCGATCCAGCCCGGGGATGAACTGGAGGTCCGCCTGGACACCGGGGAGATCCTCCACCGGCGGACCGGGCAGGTCTTCCGGGCCAAGCCCTATCCGCCGTTCATGCTCGAGCTGATCCGCGCCGGAGGGCTCATCCCCTACACGAAGGCGCGGCTCCGCCAGGGATCCGTTGTGGCCTGA